The following is a genomic window from Clostridia bacterium.
AATCCTCCATATATACCATCTGCACAAATTGCAAAGTTGCAGAGGGAAGTTAAAGATTTTGAGCCGGTAGAGGCACTTGATGGAGGGCGAGACGGGCTGGATTTTTACAGACTGATAACCGAAAAAGCTCCCCGATGCTTGGGAGATAGGGGTATATTGGTTTTTGAGGTAGGATACGGTCAGAGCCGAGATGTAGAAAATATTATTCTAAATACAGGTTATTTTAAAGATATACGTATTCTAAAAGACCTTGCGTCTATCGATAGAGTAGTTATTTCCACTGTCGGATAATTATTCAGATAAATAGTTGACAGACAGTGATATACAGGAATATAATTATATTGAGCATATGCCAACAAGCTGGCCTTATACGACACAAGGGGACGGTCCTTCTGTGTCGTATGTAACAGTAACTGCCCACGGGAATTGTATGCAAGATCATTTATGAGCAATTCATTAACCTTGCATACAATTTCCTGTCTGGAGTATTAACCGAAGCTTTCAAAAGGGAGTATATAATACCCGGAAATGCGACTTAATGTGCCATACTATACATTCAGTATTTATATAATATAGTGTGGCAGAGATATGCCGTATTTATGAATATGACAGCAACTATGCACGGAACATATATATAGAAGGACGGTTCATGAGCAATTCACTAACCTTCTATATATATGTACCCGGTACTGCTGTATTTACAAATATAATAACAAATATGTATGTAACACTTGCGCATGATGTTTATTAATTTTTAAAATTGATTACCTATATTACACATAGCCGGAGGTGCAGTATTGTTATGGAAAATGATATAAAAAACGTGGTAGCAGTGATGAGTGGAAAAGGAGGAGTAGGTAAATCCTCTATTACTGGAATGCTTGCGGTATCTCTTGCAGATAAAGGATACAAAGTAGGTATTTTAGATGGGGATATTACAGGTCCAAGCATACCTAAAATATTTGGATTAAGCGATAAAAGGGCAACAAGGGGAGAACAGGGATATCTCCCTGTAAGCACAGTAAAAGGTATAAAGGTATTGTCTATAAATTTGATGTTGGAAGATGAGGATACCCCAGTTATCTGGCGAGGCCCACTGATAGCAGGTGTAGTCAAACAATTTTGGGAAGAGACTGAATGGGGCCAACTGGATTATCTTTTGATAGACCTTCCTCCCGGAACAGGAGATGTACCCCTCACAGTTATGCAGTCTATGCCTGTAAATGGATTAGTCATTGTGTCTTCCCCACAAGACTTAGTTTCCATCATAGTCAGGAAGGCAGTA
Proteins encoded in this region:
- a CDS encoding Mrp/NBP35 family ATP-binding protein, with the translated sequence MENDIKNVVAVMSGKGGVGKSSITGMLAVSLADKGYKVGILDGDITGPSIPKIFGLSDKRATRGEQGYLPVSTVKGIKVLSINLMLEDEDTPVIWRGPLIAGVVKQFWEETEWGQLDYLLIDLPPGTGDVPLTVMQSMPVNGLVIVSSPQDLVSIIVRKAVNMSKQMNIPITGIVENLAYVMCPDCGTRINIFGESHLESISKENDIEVLGRLPVDLEFVKLCDEGKIELVSQVNPDFFKQVADNFLGNTKIMSKN